A DNA window from bacterium contains the following coding sequences:
- a CDS encoding T9SS type A sorting domain-containing protein: MNLHRCYTRLFLLLLFLGSFTISFAQDSLNVRCLGRIWNTNSRDVAVQGNYAYVADNSSGLRIIDISNPESPQQVGLYDTPGYANGVTVSGNYAHVADDNYGLRVINISNPASPQEVGFYFTSGEAIGVKVFGNFAYVADWDYGLRIINVSNPASPQEVGFYFTSGEAIGVTVSGNYAYVATDYSGLRIINVSNPANPQEVGFYDTPGYAYDVTVSGSYAFVADDYAGLRIINVSNPENPQEVGFYDTPGYSRGVTVSGNYAFVANYSSGLRIININSPTNPQEVGFYDTPGNAVDVSVVGDIAYVAAGQEFGIYDCSQALGVVDRIGTAIPNDFKIEKINPNPFNATATLTYTLPNTAAVKLELFDITGRSVGKLFDWTQDAGTYSVKINSDNLSSGTYFARLSAGTQSLSQKFVVLK, from the coding sequence ATGAACTTGCACCGCTGTTACACCCGACTGTTTCTTCTTCTCCTTTTCCTCGGATCGTTTACGATTTCGTTTGCACAAGATAGTTTGAATGTTAGATGCCTCGGAAGAATTTGGAACACCAACTCGCGGGATGTGGCAGTGCAAGGCAACTACGCCTATGTTGCCGATAATTCATCAGGTTTGCGGATAATCGATATCAGCAATCCGGAAAGTCCGCAACAAGTGGGCCTTTACGATACTCCCGGTTATGCAAATGGTGTAACGGTTTCCGGAAATTATGCCCATGTTGCCGATGATAACTATGGCTTGCGGGTAATCAATATTAGTAACCCGGCAAGTCCGCAGGAAGTCGGATTCTACTTTACTTCCGGCGAAGCTATTGGTGTAAAGGTTTTTGGAAACTTTGCTTATGTTGCCGATTGGGACTACGGATTGCGGATTATCAATGTAAGCAACCCGGCAAGTCCGCAGGAAGTCGGATTCTACTTTACTTCCGGCGAAGCTATTGGTGTAACCGTTTCCGGAAATTATGCATATGTTGCCACTGACTATTCCGGTTTACGGATCATAAACGTGAGCAATCCGGCAAACCCCCAAGAAGTAGGATTCTACGATACTCCCGGTTATGCTTATGATGTAACTGTCTCTGGTAGTTACGCATTTGTGGCAGATGATTATGCCGGTTTACGAATCATCAACGTCAGCAATCCGGAAAATCCGCAAGAAGTCGGTTTCTACGATACTCCCGGCTATTCTAGGGGTGTAACTGTTTCCGGGAACTACGCCTTTGTTGCCAATTATTCTTCCGGATTACGGATTATCAACATCAACAGTCCGACAAATCCGCAGGAAGTTGGATTCTATGATACCCCCGGCAACGCTGTAGATGTTTCGGTGGTTGGCGATATCGCGTATGTGGCTGCCGGACAAGAATTCGGGATCTACGATTGTTCGCAGGCATTGGGTGTGGTCGATCGAATTGGAACAGCGATACCCAATGATTTTAAGATAGAAAAGATCAATCCAAATCCATTTAATGCGACAGCAACACTCACTTATACCTTACCGAACACTGCAGCAGTGAAATTAGAATTGTTTGATATTACTGGAAGAAGTGTCGGGAAATTGTTCGATTGGACACAGGATGCCGGCACCTATTCGGTGAAAATTAATAGCGACAATCTTTCCTCAGGTACTTATTTTGCACGACTCTCGGCGGGCACACAATCCCTTTCCCAGAAATTCGTTGTATTGAAGTAG
- a CDS encoding HDOD domain-containing protein, protein MATGIFLISDFFYSFFLSTLTDMNRPPGYALSRMQEISNLPTLPSVLVEVLNHLQNPNVSFDTLQSVVAKDPALTARLLRIANSSYFGRQKPTSSLTDAFLSIGVNGIILIISSIGVVNVFGGTTNQRFDRRILWKHSVSTASMVRYLTRKLQYPESEVGEIATAALLHDIGHIVIGHYFPEEFGRILTGVGKGGDPLELERECLGNDHAELSSYLAKYWRFSGSMIDMLHWHHTPPENHPDAQAMYLVKLADRLCSWRKQDEPPVSPLELVSNPGLLEPILPFSTLEQRKIFSASFNDCPAELIRIQELADSMYN, encoded by the coding sequence ATAAGTGATTTTTTTTACTCCTTTTTTTTATCGACCTTGACAGATATGAATCGACCACCGGGTTATGCGCTGAGCCGCATGCAAGAGATATCCAACCTACCTACCCTTCCCAGTGTTCTGGTCGAGGTGTTGAACCATTTGCAAAATCCGAACGTCAGTTTCGATACGCTCCAATCGGTAGTCGCCAAAGACCCAGCGCTGACGGCGCGGTTGTTGCGAATCGCTAATAGTTCTTACTTCGGTCGACAAAAACCAACCAGTTCACTCACCGATGCGTTTCTCTCAATCGGTGTTAATGGCATTATTCTGATTATATCGAGTATCGGGGTGGTGAATGTATTCGGGGGGACAACCAATCAGCGCTTCGACCGCCGCATTCTTTGGAAGCACAGTGTCTCGACCGCATCGATGGTGCGATACCTCACCAGGAAATTGCAGTACCCGGAAAGTGAAGTAGGTGAAATTGCGACGGCTGCTCTTTTGCACGATATCGGGCATATTGTGATTGGACATTACTTTCCTGAGGAGTTTGGAAGAATTCTAACCGGAGTCGGGAAAGGTGGCGATCCATTGGAATTGGAGCGTGAGTGTTTGGGAAACGATCATGCCGAGCTTTCGAGCTATTTGGCAAAGTATTGGCGATTCTCGGGAAGCATGATCGATATGTTGCACTGGCATCATACCCCACCAGAGAATCATCCCGACGCTCAGGCAATGTATTTGGTGAAACTTGCCGACCGGTTGTGCAGTTGGCGCAAACAGGATGAGCCGCCGGTATCGCCATTAGAGTTGGTGTCGAATCCGGGATTGCTCGAACCAATTTTACCATTTTCCACCCTCGAACAACGAAAAATTTTTTCTGCCTCTTTCAACGACTGTCCCGCCGAACTGATTCGCATCCAAGAGCTCGCCGATTCGATGTACAATTAA